The following nucleotide sequence is from Apium graveolens cultivar Ventura chromosome 4, ASM990537v1, whole genome shotgun sequence.
gcgccaggaagaccacttacgatgatcagtcgtagtagtgtaaccccaccattttctacatgtagaggagaacctgtcagatttacttgtcaaccgaacactgaactcctaaggaatggaccgccttagcggaacttccaggccatttgggccaatataataaggctgggccggcaccactcgaccacttatgccactcctagttcagatgaaatccatgactctgaaacgtaaagctcgttccccctatccccaagtagaaacttgttgatacggctccaccaagaagtcgtatctagttggaaaggagaactcaccgatatttcccaggcgatgcctgttaatggattaacttgttccaagaattttaattcccgagtgttgggtaagtaatcaattcatttaacaaaacagcaaccttgttgcgaatataaaatacaccacagagccggatccctcaggttttgagcgagtatttaaatcccattcgaaaggaggatcttaaatataaaaatgagttttgggatccgctctaacttttgaaaatcattttaaagacttgaaaacacttttaagaatgtttggagtgatgctgatttaacaaaataaatcagtcccaatatattagaaatgttattcccagtggactaacaatgagatttacagaaggggggttgaatgtaaatctcaaaactttttcaagttttgagcagtttctaaggctaagtgtttgagtgatcaaatgtgtgtgaattgcttgaagctgatgcagacagatatatattcaaacacaaatgtaatgaacacaaagaacttaaaaaaaacttttctggtggatttgttgttccaccagagatgtgttatttcagaaaatctgtgattcaaataattaaatcacagctgcttcctagtacaaactagatgattttctcttttgatatttctaaacagctcaaggaaaattcatatctaattactagctgctacttggtttatatatcaccaagtttacaagtgaagacaaactgtaaaatacaattgaaaagattcttcacatgtttcttcttcatttctctatccaatgcaatctagagtaatctgtaaatctttgaatacttccttgtttgcatcagaatggaaatgctgcattttcttgattcctcctagaggcttccacattccagtatgtctctgtcaatccatgtgcctctgtcagcttgtgaattgtcactatcaactgctaatgaactaagcatccgttgaagctttcatccgttgatgccttatccgttgaggctttatccgttgaagctttatccgttgatgcattatcagttgaagtctttatccgttgaagcacttatccgttgatggatattatccgttgaagcatttatccgttgatggatattatccgttgaagcattgtttcttatccgttgaaggtcttcaatatccgttgacacttcttcacttatacaaaattacatggcatgaaatatttacaattagccctcctatttgtacatccattagtagtcaacatgactgattatttcctaacaacatctaagaattacagcttgataccagagagtgaaatgtgctacaatactaaacttattgctaagtaaagctactccttcaacggatagccaagatggtcttatccgttgaggctacaaacactagatttctacttaagtgttttgcttaacttattatcaaactaatacacatattcctaacaatctccccctatttatgtctactagaactgtaggcataaatttgggtttagcttgatgataacaaaacacctaataaatatataaactgtaacaaagtagaaattcaaaagtgctacaaaaatgtatatgctgagatggaattgaagaattacattgtttccaagggtgctcctttagcctgagcaaattactttcttttcctttgatccctggttttctttcctagcctcctgtcattctcctctatttgaagttgaagttgtctgtagaattcagcttcatcttcttcgttgatatctaacttagattgcatatccttgagagtttcattactggcaatctttagctgatcttcaattctgaaaaatcttctgactcttttgttgtctctgaactccatcaaccaatgaggtgatttgtgaattgtaattcctctttcttgaatgagtaaagttctaggcaaggcatttggctccctccaagttttccttatgttggaaatcttgttgagaatctcagtcttggcagtcctggtaaagccagaatccttctgtatggctgagtagactctaatcaaggtagagtagccttcattcagaattctgtgaagaggccatgttctttccccagctcctttgtatttgaacactagtctctcaggtagctgtctgtaggcagctattccccttacatcctccagctcatccagatagagttcaatgtttgaaaattcttttatgtcacagatgtgaacataatcatctttagaggtttgaggtttaggcttaggcttctgtgtgaatttgattgaggctttagagagtgttgatttgattcttcttttctgcttctttgatggtggagaagaggttaggaaggtgggcaatttgatggtgtcccaatcaattggttcctccttgggaatgattgtttcaccatgaatattcatgaaggggtcaggtacaattggttcaggaatagagggtagtggtttggatattgattgggtttctttagtcttatctaccttctttctctttgcattgaccttctttcttttccctttctgccattcttccttacttctttcctccatctcagtaccaaccatgtcccccatagcttcatcttcacctttgtcttcaatttctttttattcttcagcctgacttgactttagctgtttttcaagccttgtttgtgctcttttgtcagcctttagctgtttggcttcttccttcaaccttttggtttcttccctcttggctattgagaatttgggatgtccttgcatcacacatatgctctttccctctctgaagataatggccatgtttctccttacagctcatccatggtctctttgagatatgcaatacttctacctaaaagcttgtcctcatcagcttttggaagaggaaaatccacctcttttagaggattctttgtagagtccttattggatctgttgttgggcttgagaaccataggttgcagatctttggaagaagtttctccatccttatgcctccatactggcttgagttccataataattgattccacttttgtgctatgcttcacagattgtgattgataagttgtagaaccaaatattagttgcatcttttcatcaatcttcttcctttgctctttgacttgcaattcagctgctgctatctggattagatcaattccatctagctttcctttgacttgaatagttggagaagttgtgatgacaggaactagcacttgagaaatctgaactgttgtagatggctctccttccccttcccttttattctccccctttttgttatcatcaagggtaggggtcaagccttgtgcttgtgccagctgcatgagtagatttgtttgagtttgttgattctgaagaatggtgaccatagagtcttcaatgatttgaaccctatcttccagtctggccagcctcttgtcagcatcagatgctttcctcagtctccccaacaaatcttgcatagtactatagggtataagtgaatccaatttctcagcattgtaggatttcagatcagcaatgtccagcttgagctcatccacacttagattttgctggtaatgctgcaactgcaagagatgcagagagttcagatgagcttgaagaattgccttggtaccagcatcctgagtctcctgaagggcctgctgaattgtcatgacttgtctgaccaaagtgacaacaaactctcctggtgttgatggtttttcccatgcccatgcaggaagatcaggaacagaacttgggcctgctactccccctaagttcatgctctcattcaaagaattagagtcatcatcattagaatttactccaaattcttcagatggctcaccagcttgagaaggaagcctgttgacagcagctttgtctctgagaagagattctgaagtgtgtacaatgtgtagtgtctgttctgcctccacattgccctgtgcagccaataattgataggctgaaacagggtgagtaaaagtgttagcatccaaggaaatgttatcaatgacagctttgtaatgttgctgaaattgtctttccttatctgcatcatccactttcattaactcactaacaatggctggatccacccttatagcttctgtacctgcctttctctcaatttctctctgttcttgcatcaggggctccccctggctcacacacaccctcacaccctcaccttcaccttctaaggtggcactcctctcactcacttttgccatgctggaagaaatagcatgcatttggtgactctcaacctctccttttgcctgggagcaacccagcctctcactcaaaagatcactcccttccctcaaacctaaaagtgattgtatagttgccatgtcctctacagttggaattgtttctgttaagtgtgtagagaccatcaacgaatagggagtatccgttgaagtagaaactgatggtatcaacggataactgctgttaagcttatccgttgaagaacaaccacttgtcaatggatgagaGATATTCGTTGAGGAcggaaaagatgtagatatagaaagtgacataattgttgaatctgtgtggattgattttaagtgaggtaacacagattcttcaactacatctgaaagaattggctgatgatccaacaaatcatctaaaagatgatgatcatcaggttttgagtggggctcctccctgagttttaatgagggagaatcaggaattgatgtgaatatcatatccacatccagagagggtgttggagagtttgatgaatggtgtgtttctatattgagagaatggggctgtgattccacatttgctggaatcacatcaagctgaatttgagaaggcacagatactggtggatgtatctgtgctgtgtgtgtcccttgtgtggaaactagggttttggccttcttcttccttgaaaaggctttaaatggtgaatgtgtggcttcagtgtccctccctcttttgttctgtgtccctggttggggactattttcaatagttacatccttttgggaggatgcaactagggatgtgctggactccttttgaaccaccacagtcttttgagagactatggcttggctggtttgggtaccactcacctctcccaccttatcctggggggctttttgatgttcacccctcccctcaccactcacaccctgttcactcccttcagggtttatggtagttgttacaactgttgtcttttgagaaacaacagaggtaggtttctttgacttgactttggaaactttagatttggtggctttggtaggagcctgtttggacaaagacacaggttccatagccacactagaaggcaaagaaacagtggggtcggaagtagtaggagttatagaagtatttacctcacgtacctgtggtgcattcatgattggcaagtataccaatggcacctggctgttgaggttcattctcaaaaggtctgcaaggacccttttctcttgtgcccagcatttgagtttattattctcattggatataaccaaaccttcagcaacatggttagccaataacataaagaatctagcatagtagatgttatgtggtctattagctttgttacctaatctggaacctaattctagcataacacagttgctaaaattaaagtacctatcaaaaactagcatatagagcatattaacaagagatgaagtgatagcatcaaaattgctaatcttcccagagaaaaccttaataaaggcatctccaagaaaactccattctttcctaaggcctttccttctaatactacctaaacttgCAGAATCAAAAtcatagcctatggaatctagcatagcagagacatctttatcagtgtgtggtgtcatggcattattctcaggcaacttaaagcaagattgtaaatcatcacaattaatgcaatagtccttacctttgagagagaaggcaatagtcatatctgtggagttgaactctgcagttgtccaaatctcctcaatcacctcacagtagatggttggggcttccagcattgcatagcttagtttgcagtttttgatgaagtccatcatcttgtgataatcagaatgggattcattcttttcaaccaaggctatgaaattattcttttcataaacaaatcatgtttgagacataattttgactactggtgccattgttgtgagtagaggttgcagagaaaaacttgaaaatttagagagaaagagaataagaattgcaagaaagcgtaaagtgagaataagagttcaattgggcttttatacttgcttgaattaaaacgtaaataaaatgattaaatgatacttttaagtaagttacagccgttcaagaacaaagaaaactgtagaaattctgaaaactaccttaaatacaattacatacaacactgtatatctgtatcaacggttgagtaaaagaatcaacggctgtgactcacttatagtaactgacatgacacttcaacggataagggaaatagttatccgttgatgaacaacgccattttatccgttgaaggataaaattaccagaaatgtatttgtctttcaacggataatgaatattcgttgatagaacaattttggctttcaacggatagagaatatccgttgataggataagtcttaattaaagccaactttgttcttgcagcaaatttcatttcaggcttcaagacagattatatagatgacatagattatgaataattaagcatacctaactcacttactaatcttatgaatgttgattcatcaagtggcttggtaaatatgtctgcaatctgtttttcacttggaacaaaatgaagttccactgtacctttcatcacatgttccctaataaagtggtacttgatatcaatgtgcttggttcttgagtgctgcactagATTTTAtgtaatggcaatggcacttgtgttgtcacagaatattggaattttgtcaacagtcagaccatagtcaaatagttgattcctcatccatagtatctgtgcacagcaactaccagcagcaatgtactcagcttcagctgttgatgtggaaatagaattctgcttcttgctgaaccatgatacaagcttgttccctagaaattgacaggtgcctgttgtgcttttcctgtctattttgcaacctgcataatctgcatctgagtagccaattagatcaaaaccagactctctagggtaccaaattcctagattttgagtccccttgagatatctgaaaattcttttaatagccactaagtgagattctttagggtcagcttgaaatctagcacagagacatgtagaaaacattatatcaggtctactagcagttaaatataaaagtgagccaaccatgcctctataacttgtaatatccacagacttttcagccttgtttaattcaagcttagtggcagtggccatgagagtttttgcaggtgaacaatccattaagtcaaacttctttaaaagatcataaatatatttagtttgactaatgaaaattccaccactaacttgtttaacttgtaaaccaagaaagtaagttagctctcccatcatgctcattttatatttactttgcattaatttagcaaactttttacaaagcttatcatctgtagatccaaatataatatcatctacataaatttgtacaagtatcttagagccattaacatttctaaagaagagagttttgtcaacagtacctcttgtgaaatgattatctagaaggaactttgacaaagtctcataccaggctctaggtgcttgctttagtccatagagtgctttcaacagataatacacatggtctggaaaattttgatcttcaaaacctggaggttggcttacataaacttcttcctccaattccccatttagaaatgcactcttgacatccatctgatagactttgaaattggcgttagctgcataggctagaaagattctgatggcttcaagtctggcaactggagcaaatgtttcatcaaaatctattccctcttgttgagaatagcctttagcaaccaatctggctttattccttatgacaatgccattttcatccatcttgtttctgaatacccattttgtgtcaatagaactcttgttctttggcttgggtaccagcttccatactttgttcctctcaaattggtttagctcctcttgcattgctaaaatccaatctggatccaatagagcttcttccactcgcttaggttcctcctgtgatagaaagctactatacagacattcatcttgagtagcccttctagtttgtacttttgatgtagcatcaccaatgatcagttcaaaagggtgattcttggtccatttcctttgaggtggtagattagccctagatgaggttgcctcagtattgtcatgatgtgagatagaatgttgatttgttgaaactccccctgagttgctgatcctttgaaaggaattgggagctctatcaactgatgaagtgaattgattatccgttgacagactgcgatcaacggatgcttcattatgaacttcaacggatgatgcactttgtctttcaacggatgctgcaatgcttctttcaacggaagctgaattatgactttcaacggatgcagcattctgtgcattatccataggcagattctgaattcttcttgagatgccttcttcatcattctcactttcactatcatcacagtacagtaaaacctctataaattaatatagttgggaccggagaattctattaatttagagaggtattaattaatcgataaattaataattattaatttatagagaattttcggtagcaaacaaaattaacttttgattaaatttttattcacataaatttaaataaaatgaattgtacaatttatattttatacttaattcaattaattcaatgtatatgaatttagaaagtcaatgtaatgtacaatatattagattcaaagtccatgtagtgtataagttaaattcattgtattttacatagaaaatattcaatgtatattaggaaaattcaaagtacatgaattaatttaattcattgtattttacatagaaagtattcaatgtatgtgtagtcataaaatatattatatatactgtATATACTAGATTGGGGGAAAAATTATACAAACAAAACAATGGCTTCTCATCTAAAAGGTGTCACAAAATCAACAATGACGGATGAAGCAAGAAAAGCATTATGTGAATATAAAAGAGAAAATTCATCATGCACTCAAAAAGATCTCCAGTTGTGGCTCGAGAATAAGTTTCATCTAAAAGTTAGTCAAGGTACAATATCAAATACACTGAAAAGGTCAGCAGACTATCTTGCAGCTAATTACTTGGAGAAAAGAAAAGATATTAAGCGACATAAACCAGCAAAATATCCAGATATGGAGAAGGTTCTCTATGAATGGTTTCTCCAGTACCAAGATCGTGTTAATATGACAGGAGAGCTAATTTTAGAGAAGGCAAAAGAGACCATGAAAATTTTATACCCTCAACAAGATCAGGAGCACACTTTTTCTCAAGGTTGGCTTGAGAAATTCAAGTTAAGACATGGTATTAAGTCATTTCGTCGCTTTGGAGAAAGTGGTTCTGTTGATGTACAGGACATGGAAAAGAAACTGGAGTCCATAAGGGAAAAAATAAACCAGTTCCCTATGAAAGATGTTTTTAACATGGACGAAACTGGTTTGTTTTACAGGTTACAAGCTGATCACTCTCTTGCTACGAAACAACTTGAAGGAAGAAAACAAGACAAAGAAAGGCTCACGGTTGTTATATGTTGCAATGAAGATGGCTCTGAAAAAATTCTTTTATGGATTATTGGAAAGTATGCAAAGCCACGGTGCTTCAAGAATGTTAACATGGGCAGCTTGAATTGTCATTATCGTGCAAACAAAAGAGCTTGGATGACTAGTGTACTTTTTGATGAATACATTCGTTGGTTTGATAGCCAAATGCAAGGCAGAAGAATTTTGTTTGTGGTAGATAACTGTCCAGCACATCcaaaaaatattgaaggactacaaAATGTTGAGTTGTACTTCTTGCCACCTAACATGACATCAAAAATCCAACCTTGTGATGCAGGAATTATAAGAGCTTTCAAGATGCACTATCGCAGGAGATTTTATCGTGGGTTATTAGAAGGTTATGAGTTGGGACAATCTGATCCAGGAAAGATTAATGTTTTGGATGCTATCAATTATGTAGTCGCGATGTGGACGACAAATGTAAAACAAGAGTCAATAGCAAGGTGCTTTCAACATTGCAAAATTCGTTCCATAGATGAAGTTTCGAGCAATTTAAATGAACATACAACTCCGGAAGAATACATTCATGAACTTGAGGTGATGATTAAGGATCTAGGTTATCGTAATAAAATGGATGTTAATAACTTCTTAGATTATCCGggtgaaaatgaatcatgttctGAGGTCCAGAGTATAGAAGAGATTGCAAACACCATCCTTGAAAATAGTGTTGAAGATGATCTTGAAGACGATACAACACCGTTGGAGCCGGTTACACGTAAAGAAGCACTCAAGGCATCAAAAATGCTTAATAACTTTTTGATGCAACATGAAAGCACCACACCCGAGCTTTTGGATGCAATAAGGAAGATTAGGGATGAGCTtcatgttgatttaaattatatgaaaaagcaaactacaattgaatcatattttacaaagatgtaatagctatatttttatgaatataagggaattattaatttatagttttattgggaccatatttttatacagggttttcaaaaaaattattatcttattatcttatcgaaattgatcattttttgaactggcccaagtcgggaccggacaaaattattaatttagagagattattaattaatcgagtattaatttacagaggttttactgtatatctcaatgttgtcaaatttgagtccttcatgatgtccctcatttgttagtccatcaatctttttatcatcaaacacaacatgtacagattccatgacaatgttggttcttagattgtagaccctatatgattttccagcagaataaccaacaaatattccttcatcagcctttgcatcaaacttccctttgtgatcagattgattccttaagatgtagcatttgaaaccaaagacatgtagaaagtttaaagttggttttattctcttgaataattgatagggagtcatgcattttgcctgattgattagagaaatattctgagtgtaacatgcacagttgacagcctcagcccaaaaataagttgggagttttgactcttcaagcattgtccttgcagcttcaattagtgatctgttcttcctttccaccacaccattttgttgtggagttcttggagctgagaactcatgcatgatcccactttcttcacagaacaacttcatggttgaattcttgaactcagttccattgtcactcctaatattccttactttgaaatcaggatgattgttgacttgcttgatatgattgatgatgatttcactagcttcatcctttgatttaagaaaataaacccatgaaaactttgagaaatcatctacaatcactaggcaatatcttttccttgaaattgacaatacattgactggtccaaaaagatccatgtgtagaagttgtagtggttcatcaattgcagattcaagcttcttactgaatgatactttcttttgctttcctttctgacaagcatcacacagcccatcccttgtgaattccactagaggcattcctctaactaagtcctttttgactagatcattcattatcttgaaattcaaatgggacagcttcttgtgccatagccaactttcaactggacttgctttgctgagaagacaagttatggattctgcatctgtagagttgaaatcagctaagtacacattcccttttctaactccagttagaaccactttattgtcctttttacttgtgacaatacaggcttagaattgaaggaaacagtattccctctgtcacatagttgactgatgctcaataaattgtgtttgagaccatcaaccaatgcaacttcatcaatgatgacattttcttttgaaatcaagccatatcccatagtgaatcctttgctgtcatctccaaaggttatgctagggccagctctttccttaaactctgtgagcagggtgaaatctcctatcatgtgtcttgaacaaccactgtccaagtaccatacatttcttctttgtccctgcacacaacaaaatcaatcaagttgattttggtacccaagtttccttgggtccagccttgttagtctttttcctagacttcatacctcctgcatcttttgacttaggtaactttgggtcacccttggtctcagatgtggttggttgaagtgtagggttagtcacagaatcatttaacacatttgtttgaatttgataaggcataggttgtgcaaacatgttattccccataggcatattgtatggcatttgaggcatactaaatgcagtaaaataaggattgtta
It contains:
- the LOC141717074 gene encoding CENP-B homolog protein 2-like, with product MASHLKGVTKSTMTDEARKALCEYKRENSSCTQKDLQLWLENKFHLKVSQGTISNTLKRSADYLAANYLEKRKDIKRHKPAKYPDMEKVLYEWFLQYQDRVNMTGELILEKAKETMKILYPQQDQEHTFSQGWLEKFKLRHGIKSFRRFGESGSVDVQDMEKKLESIREKINQFPMKDVFNMDETGLFYRLQADHSLATKQLEGRKQDKERLTVVICCNEDGSEKILLWIIGKYAKPRCFKNVNMGSLNCHYRANKRAWMTSVLFDEYIRWFDSQMQGRRILFVVDNCPAHPKNIEGLQNVELYFLPPNMTSKIQPCDAGIIRAFKMHYRRRFYRGLLEGYELGQSDPGKINVLDAINYVVAMWTTNVKQESIARCFQHCKIRSIDEVSSNLNEHTTPEEYIHELEVMIKDLGYRNKMDVNNFLDYPGENESCSEVQSIEEIANTILENSVEDDLEDDTTPLEPVTRKEALKASKMLNNFLMQHESTTPELLDAIRKIRDELHVDLNYMKKQTTIESYFTKM